One region of Trichosurus vulpecula isolate mTriVul1 chromosome 1, mTriVul1.pri, whole genome shotgun sequence genomic DNA includes:
- the LOC118834763 gene encoding 60S ribosomal protein L12-like — MPPKFDPNEIKVVFLRCTGGEVGATSALAPKIGPLGLSPKKAGDDIAKATGDWKGLRITVKLTIQNGQVQIEVVPSASALIIKALKESPRDRKKQKNIKHNGNISFDEIVNIARQMRHRSLARDLSGTIKKILRTAQSVGCNIDAKHPHDVIDDINSGAVECPAS, encoded by the coding sequence ATGCCGCCCAAATTTGACCCTAATGAAATCAAAGTCGTGTTTTTAAGGTGCACAGGTGGTGAAGTTGGTGCCACATCAGCTCTGGCCCCCAAAATTGGTCCCTTGGGTTTGTCTCCCAAAAAGGCTGGTGATGACATTGCCAAAGCAACTGGTGACTGGAAAGGGCTAAGAATCACAGTGAAACTTACCATTCAAAACGGACAGGTCCAGATTGAGGTTGTGCCTTCTGCCTCAGCCTTGATCATCAAAGCCCTAAAGGAATCTCCCCGggacagaaagaagcagaaaaatattaaacacaatgGAAACATCAGTTTCGATGAGATTGTCAACATTGCCCGACAGATGAGGCACCGATCTTTGGCAAGAGATCTCTCTGGAACCATTAAAAAGATACTTAGAACAGCCCAGTCTGTGGGCTGCAACATTGATGCCAaacaccctcatgatgtcattgatgaCATCAACAGTGGTGCTGTTGAATGCCCAGCAAGTTAA